The window GCAAGCACATCATGGGCGGCACCATCATGGGCCTGGACCCGGCCAATTCGGTGGTCGATCCCGACTGCCGCGCCCACGACCATGACAACCTGTACCTGCCCGGTGGCGGCGCCATGCCCAGCACGGCCTGCGGCAACAGCACCATCAGCATGGCGGCGCTGGGCCTCAAAGCGGCCGACGCCATCCTGCGTCAATTGCAGAAAGCCTGAGGCCGAACATGCACAAGACTCTCTTGACCGTCCTGCTGGCCGCGCTGATGGCTGGTTCTGCCCTGGCGCAAACCACCGACAGCAACACCACCCCGAGCGCCGACGCAACGGCATCCGCAGCTGCGCCAGCGCCCGCACCGGCCATCTCCCCCGAGGCCGCCCTGATCGAGCGCGGCCATTACCTGGCCATCGCATCGGACTGCATCGCCTGCCACACCGCACCGCGCGGCAAACCCATGGCCGGCGGCCTGGCCATTGCCTCGCCGGTGGGCGAGATCATCGCCACCAACATCACGCCCTCCAAGACGCATGGCATCGGTAATTACACCGAGGAACAATTTGCGGCGGCCCTGCGCCGGGGCGTGCGCGCCGATGGCGCCAACCTGTATCCGGCCATGCCCTACACCGCCTATGCGGCCCTGAGCGACGCCGACGTGCAGGCGCTGTATGCCTACTTCATGAAGGGCGTGGCCCCGGTGGATGTGGCCACGCGCCCGACCGACCTGCCCTTCCCGATGAACCTGCGCTGGTCGATGAAGGCGTGGAATGCGCTCTTCCTGAAGGAGCAGCCGCTGCCGCCACAGCCGCAGCGTTCGGCGCAATGGCTGCGTGGCCGCTACCTGGCCGAAGGTCCGGCGCATTGCAGCACCTGCCACACGCCGCGCGGCTGGCTGATGCAGGAAAAGCCCGACCTGCAACTCGCCGGCGCCCAGGTCGGCCCCTGGTACGCGCCCAATATCACTTCCCATCCCAGCGCCGGCATCGGCAGCTGGAGCCAGGATGATCTGGTCGCCTACCTGCGCACGGGCCGCCTGGAAGGCCGCGCCCAGGCTGCCGGCAGCATGGCCGAGGCGATCACGCACAGTTTCTCCAGGCTGACCGAGGAAGACCTGCGCGCCATTGCCGTGTACATCAAGGATCGTCCGGCCATCGCCACTGGCGATGCGCAAGGCAGCGGCAGCCGCTTCGACCAGGGAAAGGCCGGTAACGCCCTGGCGCAGTTCCGTGGCCGCACGCTCAGCGCCGAGAGTCCGGAAGAGATCCGTGGCGCGCGCATCTTCTCGGCCAGCTGCGCCTCCTGCCATGGCTACAATGGCCAGGGCAGCCGCGACGGCTACTATCCCAGCCTGTTCCGCAACTCCGCCACCGCAGGCGTGAATGCCAACAACCTCATCGCCACCATCCTCTACGGCGTAGACCGCGAGACGGAGCAAGGCGGCCATGTCTTCATGCCCCCCTTCGGCGACCAGCCCAATGCGCTCAACAAGCTCTCCAATGCGGACGTGGCGGCCTTGTCCAACTACCTGCTGAAGTACTATGGCAAGCCTGCAGCCACCGTCAAGGCCGAGGACGTGGAAGTGATCCGCCAGGGAGGGCCG is drawn from Herbaspirillum seropedicae and contains these coding sequences:
- a CDS encoding cytochrome c — translated: MHKTLLTVLLAALMAGSALAQTTDSNTTPSADATASAAAPAPAPAISPEAALIERGHYLAIASDCIACHTAPRGKPMAGGLAIASPVGEIIATNITPSKTHGIGNYTEEQFAAALRRGVRADGANLYPAMPYTAYAALSDADVQALYAYFMKGVAPVDVATRPTDLPFPMNLRWSMKAWNALFLKEQPLPPQPQRSAQWLRGRYLAEGPAHCSTCHTPRGWLMQEKPDLQLAGAQVGPWYAPNITSHPSAGIGSWSQDDLVAYLRTGRLEGRAQAAGSMAEAITHSFSRLTEEDLRAIAVYIKDRPAIATGDAQGSGSRFDQGKAGNALAQFRGRTLSAESPEEIRGARIFSASCASCHGYNGQGSRDGYYPSLFRNSATAGVNANNLIATILYGVDRETEQGGHVFMPPFGDQPNALNKLSNADVAALSNYLLKYYGKPAATVKAEDVEVIRQGGPRSPLLLMARIGMGVAVAVLVLLLLVGLMVALRKRPDPEHDWK